One bacterium genomic window, TAAATCCTTTTTTTATTAAATTATTTACATCTTCTTTTATATCAGCCAAAATTTTCTGTTTTAAGGCAAGTTGTAATATCCCAATTATTCCTATCTTCTTAAGTCCCATATGAGAAGCAATAGCCCTTGCTTTTGGGTCGTCTAAAAGAACAAGGTCTGCAGAAAGTTCTTTTGCTAAAATTATTGCTTCTGCCTCTCCTCTATGGAGATATTCTAATAAAGAAAGGATGGCTATAGAATCCCTTGTCTTTTTCCTTTTAATCCACCCATCTTTAACTGCTATATAGGTCTCATTACATCCAAAACGTCCCTTTCCTTCAATTACTATCTCTTGATATACTGCATCTGGAATAAGTATTGCTTCATACAGTCTCTTTAATACTTCAAATCTTCCTATCATAGAAAGCCCAATGAGAACACTTGAGTTGGCTACTACCTTCATTTAAGCTCATCATATTTAGATATTGCCTCCTGGTCTTCCTGGTATTCCCTTTCTGTATATTCATACACAGGTATACCACGACTATTCAGCAAAGAAGCAAAATCATACCTGTGCATACCCGCAATATCTGCTGCTTTTGCCATACTTACAACCCCTGCAGTAAATAGGTCTATTGCTGTCGCCAACCTTATCCTATCCTCAAGCCCCATTCTGGATGCTTTGGTAAAGCCCAAGAGTAAGATAAGGTCTTTTGGAAGATTTATCTCTATATGTTCTAAATCAACAACCTGTTTCATAATCAATCACCCCTCTTAAAAACAAAATAAATTTGCCTTTTTATTATAAACATTCCCTATCAATTAAGGTAATATTTTTATTCTTGATATAAACCGCCTCATTGTAGGTTTCAGCCGCAACAATGATTCTATCGCCACTTGTTGCCACATCTATTGCCAACTGGATTTTTGCATAATGAGATGGCACATACAAATCTACAGCATAAGCCCTTAATCCCAACTCCATCCCCAAAATCACTAAAGCCAATAGCTTCTTCATTTCACATTGCCTCCTTACTACGCCGGTCAGACCTTACGGTCTGCCACCCCTTCGGTGAAGGGGAATGGGATGGGCTGTTCATCTTTTTAAAACTAGCTAAACACATACAAATCTGCATCTTTTTGTATTTACTAAATAACCTTCCATAGTTTATGTCTTTTTCTGGTTGAATCTCTTGCTTTATGGATAACAGCAAGAATCAAAATACGCTCTTTTTCAATACGGTACATAATACGATAATTTTGAAATAAGATTTCTCTGATATTTCTTTCTTTTGCTTCGGGAACCATTCTTCCCATTTTAGGAAATTTTTCTAAATCCTCCACTGAACCAATAATTCTTTCTATAAATCTCATTGCATAATATTCTGAATCTCTCTTGATATAGTCTCTGATATCTTCCAAATCCAAAAAAGCTGGTTCTGTCCACTCAATTAAAACAACCTTTTCTTAACTTCCTTATGGGAGATAATATTCCCACAAGAAGCGGCCTTCAAGGCAACCTCTAGTTTCTTCTTAACATAAAATTCATAAATAATATCATCCCAATTTACCTCCTCTGGAAGTCGGTCAATAAGCCTCTTTGCTTCTTCCTTAACAATCTCCATCTTCTTCACCTCCTAGTTTATAGCTTCTCATAAATATCTGCCTTTCTTTTAGAGTGAGCAATGAGAATACCCTTTATTGGTCTTTGCAAATCATCCACCTCAACCTCTCCAAGTAATAACCATTCTCCCCAATACCTTTTTCTTAAATCCTCAATCCTTTCTTGTTCCATTTTTTCCTCCTCTATTTTTATATTTTGTAACTATTCAGTATATCGTAT contains:
- a CDS encoding type II toxin-antitoxin system RelE/ParE family toxin; translation: MEWTEPAFLDLEDIRDYIKRDSEYYAMRFIERIIGSVEDLEKFPKMGRMVPEAKERNIREILFQNYRIMYRIEKERILILAVIHKARDSTRKRHKLWKVI
- a CDS encoding DUF3368 domain-containing protein, encoding MKVVANSSVLIGLSMIGRFEVLKRLYEAILIPDAVYQEIVIEGKGRFGCNETYIAVKDGWIKRKKTRDSIAILSLLEYLHRGEAEAIILAKELSADLVLLDDPKARAIASHMGLKKIGIIGILQLALKQKILADIKEDVNNLIKKGFRISNGLYEKIQKRD
- a CDS encoding UPF0175 family protein; translated protein: MKQVVDLEHIEINLPKDLILLLGFTKASRMGLEDRIRLATAIDLFTAGVVSMAKAADIAGMHRYDFASLLNSRGIPVYEYTEREYQEDQEAISKYDELK